From a single Lolium rigidum isolate FL_2022 chromosome 7, APGP_CSIRO_Lrig_0.1, whole genome shotgun sequence genomic region:
- the LOC124675918 gene encoding nicotianamine synthase 9-like, whose product MGMEGCNKVMEEEVLVKKITELAAAIGELPSLVPSPEVNALFSELVVACIPPSTVDVDLLGPEVQDMRARLIRLCSAAEGHLEAHYSDLLATHDNPLDHLSSFPYFNNYIKLSQLEHSLLARHIPGPPPSRVAFLGSGPLPLSSLVLAARHLPAASFDNYDISFDANERARRLVRADADAGARMAFVTADVADVTEELAGYDVVFLAALVGMAVEEKAALVAHLGRHMAPGAALVVRSAHGARGFLYPVVDPEEIRRGGFEVLTVHHPQDEVINSVIIARKEAAPPALVADADAPVNNGNLKAQCAVAVSRPCLGCTCEMEARAHQKMKEMAMEEMEA is encoded by the coding sequence ATGGGCATGGAAGGCTGCAACAAAGTGATGGAGGAGGAGGTCCTCGTGAAGAAGATCACCGAGCTGGCCGCGGCCATCGGCGAGCTTCCGTCGCTGGTTCCCTCGCCGGAGGTGAACGCTCTCTTCTCGGAGCTGGTGGTGGCGTGCATCCCGCCCAGCACCGTCGACGTGGACCTGCTGGGCCCGGAGGTGCAGGACATGCGCGCACGGCTGATCCGCCTCTGCTCCGCTGCCGAGGGCCACCTGGAGGCGCACTACTCCGACCTCCTCGCCACCCACGACAACCCGCTCGACCACCTCTCCTCCTTCCCCTACTTCAACAACTACATCAAGCTCAGCCAGCTCGAGCACAGCCTCCTCGCCCGCCACATCCCGGGCCCGCCCCCGTCCCGCGTCGCCTTCCTCGGCTCCGGCCCGCTCCCGCTCAGCTCCCTCGTTCTGGCCGCGCGACACCTCCCCGCCGCGTCCTTCGACAACTACGACATCTCCTTCGACGCCAACGAGCGTGCCAGGCGGCTGGTgcgcgccgacgccgacgccggcgCGCGCATGGCGTTCGTCACCGCGGACGTGGCCGACGTGACGGAGGAGCTGGCTGGGTACGACGTGGTGTTCCTGGCGGCGCTGGTGGGCATGGCGgtggaggagaaggccgcgcTGGTGGCGCACCTCGGGAGGCACATGGCCCCCGGCGCGGCGCTCGTGGTGCGGAGCGCGCACGGCGCGCGCGGGTTCCTGTACCCGGTGGTGGACCCCGAGGAGATCCGGCGAGGCGGGTTCGAGGTCCTAACCGTGCACCACCCGCAGGACGAGGTGATCAACTCCGTCATCATCGCGCGCAAGGAGGCGGCGCCACCTGCCCTCGTCGCCGACGCCGACGCGCCGGTGAACAACGGCAACTTGAAGGCCCAGTGCGCGGTGGCGGTGAGCCGGCCGTGCCTTGGCTGCACCTGCGAGATGGAGGCGAGGGCGCACCAGAAGATGAAGGAGATGGCCATGGAAGAGATGGAGGCCTAG
- the LOC124676606 gene encoding probable glutamyl endopeptidase, chloroplastic, which produces MLPQRLDKRLCFAYFSSIAASSSSALSHRRLHLLPYRSHATPTSFSAKCAAGCRPGPAAQQDDAGPGYRLPPKEIQEIMDVPPNPSYYVSPRRDRIMFLKRRAMPPLSELAKPDKVLAGIRIDPSSNARSRMSFYTGISVHLLMDDGSLGPEKVVHGYPDGAKINFITWSPDGQHMAFTVHYGDEVSNGSNLALWVADAESGQARPLFKSTDIRLNAIFELFVWVDNSTLLVCTVPSSRVDSPKKPLIPFGPRIRSNEQKNVIRMRATKEMMKDLHEEELFNYYATSQLVLVSLDGIVMPVASPAIYVSLNPSPDEKYLMLTSVHQPYSSIVSYKRFPMKVELWTVDGRFVREVCDLPLAENIPIVPNSVRKGKRLIRWRPDMPSTFYWVEAQDGGDANVEVSPRDIVYMEPAEPLNDEKPQVLLKLDLRYRKISWCYGLHALVYEYWHKTRRTRTWVISPDCKEFSPRLLFDRSSEDAYSSPGSPMMCRTRAGTLVIAKIKTSEETYILMKGLGATPKGSVPFLDLLNITTGTKERIWESGKEKYYESVLALMSYCPECEIQLNQLKLLISKESRSEATQYYLSIWPDKTEVQLTSYPHPYPQLASLQKEIIRYKREDGVKLTATLYMPPGYNPSKDGPLPCLIWSYPGEFKSREAAGQVRRSANKFARINNKFPLLWLARGFVILADPTIPIIGEGDQEANDRYIEQLIASAEAAVNEVVRRGVAHRDKIAVGGHSYGAFMTANLLAHAPHLFCCGIARSGAYNRTLTPFGFQKEVRTLWEATDTYIKMSPFILANTIKKPILLIHGEEDSKVTTAMQSSQFYDALKRHGAPCRLVILPFEGHRYTARESIMHVIWETDRWLQKYCASN; this is translated from the exons ATGCTGCCTCAGAGGTTAGACAAGCGCCTATGCTTCGCCTATTTCAGTTCCATAGCCGCATCATCTTCCTCCGCTCTGTCCCATCGGCGCCTGCACCTCCTGCCCTACCGGAGCCATGCCACGCCCACCAGCTTCTCGGCGAAATGCGCCGCCGGTTGTCGGCCCGGCCCTGCTGCGCAGCAAGACGACGCAG GGCCGGGATATCGCCTCCCTCCAAAGGAAATCCAGGAAATCATGGACGTGCCGCCGAATCCAAGTTACTATGTCTCCCCTCGCCGAGATAGGATCATGTTCCTGAaacgtagagctatgcctccattGTCCGAGCTTGCAAAGCCTGATAAAGTACTCGCTGGTATACGGATCGATCCCAGTTCTAACGCGAGGAGTCGAAT GTCCTTTTATACTGGGATTAGTGTCCATTTGCTGATGGATGATGGAAGTTTGGGTCCAGAGAAAGTGGTCCATGGGTACCCAGATGGTGCAAAGATTAATTTCATAACATG GTCACCAGATGGTCAGCACATGGCCTTCACTGTGCACTATGGAGATGAG GTGAGCAATGGTAGCAATTTAGCATTGTGGGTCGCTGATGCTGAATCTGGACAAGCTCGTCCACTTTTCAAATCAACAGACATAAGACTGAATGCTATTTTTGAGCT ATTTGTCTGGGTGGATAATTCCACTCTGTTGGTTTGCACTGTTCCTTCATCACGTGTCGATTCACCAAAGAAGCCATTGATTCCTTTTGGTCCAAGGATTCGTTCCAATGAGCAGAAAAATGTCATCCGGATGAGAGCCACGAAAGAAATGATGAAAGATTTGCATGAGGAAGAATTGTTCAATTACTATGCAACCTCTCAGTTAGTACTGGTCTCGTTGGATGGGATAGTGATGCCGGTAGCCTCCCCTGCTATATATGTTTCTCTTAATCCTTCACCAGATGAGAAGTACTTGATGCTCACCTCTGTTCACCAGCCATATTCTTCTATAGTCTCGTATAAAAGGTTCCctatgaaggttgagttgtggacAGTTGATGGTAGATTTGTCCGTGAAGTTTGTGATCTACCCCTTGCTGAGAATATTCCAATTGTACCTAACAGCGTCCGTAAGGGAAAACGTTTAATCAGGTGGAGGCCTGACATGCCTTCAACATTTTATTG GGTGGAGGCACAAGATGGAGGAGATGCAAACGTTGAAGTCTCACCACGTGATATAGTTTACATGGAACCTGCTGAGCCTTTAAATGACGAGAAACCTCAAGTTCTACTTAAACTTGACCTTCGGTACAG AAAGATCTCTTGGTGCTATGGATTGCACGCACTGGTCTATGAATATTGGCACAAGACACGCAGAACAagaacatgggttatctctcctGACTGCAAAGAGTTTAGCCCACGATTATTATTCGATAGATCTTCCGAAGATGCCTACTCAAGTCCAGGTTCTCCAATGATGTGCAGAACTCGTGCAGGCACCCtcgtcattgcaaaaattaagacaAGTGAAGAGACCTACATCTTAATGAAGGGACTGGGTGCCACGCCAAAAGGAAGCGTCCCTTTCCTTGATCTCTTGAATAT aactacGGGAACGAAAGAGCGGATATGGGAAAGTGGCAAAGAGAAGTACTATGAATCTGTTCTTGCACTGATGTCATATTGTCCTGAATGTGAAATCCAGCTAAATCAACTAAAATTACTTATATCAAAAGAGTCAAGAAGTGAAGCTACCCAATATTATCTTAGTATTTGGCCAGATAAGACAGAAGTCCAGTTAACAAGTTACCCCCATCCATATCCTCAGCTGGCATCGTTGCAGAAAGAAATAATCAGATACAAGCGGGAAGATGGCGTTAAACTTACTGCTACATTATATATGCCTCCAGGCTATAATCCATCAAAAGATGGGCCTCTTCCATGCTTGATTTGGTCTTATCCTGGAGAGTTTAAAAGCAGAGAGGCTGCTGGGCAAGTCCGCCGTTCAGCCAATAAATTTGCACGCATTAACAACAAGTTTCCTCTTCTTTGGTTAGCTAGAGG GTTTGTTATTTTGGCTGACCCGACAATCCCCATAATTGGTGAAGGAGACCAAGAGGCGAATGATAG GTACATCGAGCAGCTAATTGCTAGTGCGGAAGCAGCAGTAAATGAAGTTGTAAGAAGAGGG GTTGCTCACCGTGACAAAATTGCTGTGGGTGGTCATTCATACGGTGCATTTATGACTGCTAACCTCTTGGCACATGCACCTCACCTTTTCTGCTGTGGAATCGCACGTTCAGGAGCCTACAACAGGACACTGACTCCATTTGGCTTTCAG AAAGAGGTGAGGACACTCTGGGAGGCTACCGATACCTATATTAAGATGAGCCCCTTCATTTTAGCTAACACAATCAAGAAACCAATTCTACTGATTCACGGAGAAGAAGACAGCAAAGTAACAACAGCAATGCAG TCAAGTCAATTTTACGATGCTTTGAAACGGCATGGAGCGCCATGCCGTCTGGTGATTCTCCCATTCGAGGGTCACCGATACACtgcaagggagagcattatgcatGTAATTTGGGAGACTGATAGGTGGCTGCAGAAATATTGTGCAAGTAACTAA